A genomic window from Phoenix dactylifera cultivar Barhee BC4 chromosome 7, palm_55x_up_171113_PBpolish2nd_filt_p, whole genome shotgun sequence includes:
- the LOC103698470 gene encoding leucine--tRNA ligase, cytoplasmic-like, which produces MASNAEGGRRFARRDQLLRIQSEVQKRWEEQKVFEANPGSNPPEPGEKFFGNFPYPYMNGMLHLGHAFTVSKLEFAAAYHRLRGCNVLLPFAFHCTGMPIKASADKLAREVQQFGNPPVFPCTEEDSTTESVDESKAEDGNAVAPDKFKSKRSKAAAKSGGDKSQWEIMRSFGLSDSEIAEFQDPYHWLTYFPPLAKEDLKAFGLGCDWRRSFITTDMNPFYDSFVRWQMRKLKGMGKIVKDLRYTIYSPLDGQPCAVLEIIS; this is translated from the coding sequence ATGGCGTCGAACGCCGAGGGAGGTAGGAGATTTGCTAGGAGAGACCAGCTGCTTAGGATACAATCAGAGGTCCAAAAGCGATGGGAAGAGCAAAAGGTCTTCGAGGCCAATCCTGGCAGCAACCCTCCTGAGCCTGGCGAGAAGTTCTTTGGCAACTTTCCTTACCCCTACATGAATGGCATGCTTCATCTGGGCCATGCCTTCACAGTTTCCAAGCTTGAGTTTGCTGCTGCATACCACCGTCTGCGTGGTTGTAATGTGCTCCTGCCCTTTGCTTTCCATTGCACCGGGATGCCTATCAAGGCCTCGGCAGATAAGCTTGCACGAGAGGTTCAGCAGTTCGGAAATCCACCTGTTTTTCCTTGCACAGAGGAGGATTCTACTACTGAATCTGTTGATGAGAGCAAAGCCGAAGATGGCAATGCGGTTGCCCCTGATAAATTCAAGAGCAAGAGGTCCAAGGCTGCTGCCAAATCTGGTGGAGATAAGTCACAGTGGGAGATTATGAGAAGCTTTGGTCTGTCGGACAGTGAGATTGCAGAATTCCAAGATCCATATCACTGGCTGACTTATTTTCCACCTCTGGCAAAAGAGGATCTCAAGGCTTTTGGGTTGGGCTGCGACTGGAGGCGTTCTTTTATAACAACAGACATGAATCCTttctatgattcatttgttaggTGGCAAATGAGGAAGTTGAAGGGCATGGGGAAGATTGTGAAAGATCTGAGGTACACGATTTACTCTCCGTTGGACGGCCAGCCATGTGCAGTGttggaaattatatcctaa